From a region of the Neobacillus niacini genome:
- the crcB gene encoding fluoride efflux transporter CrcB → MLGGFLGAITRYAIGEWIHTDHGFPLGTLLINLIGCFFLGWFLTYITLKRYIKPEVTLLIGTGFTGSFTTFSTFSVETILLFRNGLIGYGSLYVLFSIIFGLLLAYLGLKLALYNEKKGETH, encoded by the coding sequence ATGCTTGGAGGTTTTTTGGGGGCAATAACTAGGTATGCGATAGGAGAGTGGATTCACACAGATCATGGATTTCCTCTGGGAACCTTATTGATAAACCTTATAGGCTGTTTTTTCCTCGGATGGTTTCTTACTTATATCACGCTCAAGAGATATATAAAACCGGAAGTTACTTTATTAATCGGCACGGGTTTCACCGGGTCATTTACTACTTTTTCAACCTTTTCTGTCGAGACAATCCTTTTATTTCGTAATGGTCTTATTGGTTATGGGTCACTATATGTATTATTTAGCATTATTTTTGGATTACTGCTGGCATATTTAGGTCTAAAATTAGCATTATATAATGAGAAAAAAGGTGAAACACATTGA
- the crcB gene encoding fluoride efflux transporter CrcB, producing the protein MIWLIGIGGSLGAAGRYLLGNVINKKKKPGHFPLGTWVINITGSFLLGILYKLHLTNEISDWMWLFVGVGFCGAYTTFSTFGYETITLLQLDKKGLAGIYVLSSVIVSIATAAFGFII; encoded by the coding sequence TTGATTTGGTTAATTGGAATAGGAGGATCTCTAGGTGCGGCAGGCAGATATTTATTAGGCAATGTTATTAATAAAAAAAAGAAACCCGGACATTTTCCATTGGGAACTTGGGTAATAAATATTACTGGATCCTTTCTCTTAGGGATTCTGTATAAGCTTCATTTGACAAATGAAATAAGTGATTGGATGTGGCTTTTTGTTGGTGTTGGTTTTTGCGGAGCCTATACCACTTTCTCGACATTTGGTTATGAAACAATAACCTTATTGCAATTAGATAAAAAAGGTTTAGCAGGGATTTACGTTTTATCTTCCGTAATCGTAAGTATTGCAACGGCTGCATTCGGTTTTATTATTTAG